One Diabrotica virgifera virgifera chromosome 3, PGI_DIABVI_V3a genomic window carries:
- the LOC126882580 gene encoding uncharacterized protein LOC126882580, translated as MPSCAYPLCDYNAGNKKKFSSKVTLHGFPKDVKRREAWIQFVNKENWEPRKGSKLCTRHFEERHVDRTSLAHPIRLRENAIPTIGESQVLQMQENSKVRILSNISIMSERNVISNVSPDIPSTSCELTPRKWKISKELGRSQKISSERKRRLRNVRRRLQRSEKQVANMKNVIEKLKKTRLVQEETLDLLEKLGAPKEVLQMQENSKVRILSNISIMSERNVISNVSPDIPSTSCELTPRKWKISKELGRSQKISSERKRRLRNVRRRLQRSEKQVANMKNVIEKLKKTRLVQEETLDLLEKLGAPKEVLQMQENSKVRILSNISIMSERNVISNVSPDIPSTSCELTPRKWKISKELGRSQKISSERKRRLRNVRRRLQRSEKQVANMKNVIEKLKKTRFKDVK; from the exons ATGCCGTCGTGTGCGTACCCATTGTGTGATTATAATGCCGGAAATAAGAAAAAATTCTCCTCCAAAGTCACTTTACATGG TTTTCCTAAAGATGTTAAAAGGAGAGAGGCCTGGATTCAGTTCGTAAATAAAGAGAACTGGGAACCCAGGAAAGGTAGCAAATTATGTACAAGACATTTTGAAGAGAGGCATGTAGATAGGACTTCCTTAGCTCATCCTATTCGTTTGCGAGAAAATGCAATCCCTACAATTGGTGAATCTCAG gTGCTACAAATGCAGGAGAATTCAAAAGTGAGGATATTATCTAATATCAGTATAATGTCAGAAAGGAACGTAATTTCCAATGTATCTCCAGATATTCCTAGTACATCATGTGAGTTAACTCCTAGGAAGTGGAAGATATCTAAAGAATTAGGTCGTTCGCAGAAAATTAGTAGTGAACGAAAACGAAGATTAAGGAATGTTCGTCGAAGACTACAAAGAAGTGAGAAACAAGTAGCTAACATGAAGAATGTAATTGAGAAACTCAAGAAAACAAGGTTGGTTCAAGAAGAAACATTGGATCTTCTTGAAAAATTAGGAGCACCTAAAGAA gTGCTACAAATGCAGGAGAATTCAAAAGTGAGGATATTATCTAATATCAGTATAATGTCAGAAAGGAACGTAATTTCCAATGTATCTCCAGATATTCCTAGTACATCATGTGAGTTAACTCCTAGGAAGTGGAAGATATCTAAAGAATTAGGTCGTTCGCAGAAAATTAGTAGTGAACGAAAACGAAGATTAAGGAATGTTCGTCGAAGACTACAAAGAAGTGAGAAACAAGTAGCTAACATGAAGAATGTAATTGAGAAACTCAAGAAAACAAGGTTGGTTCAAGAAGAAACATTGGATCTTCTTGAAAAATTAGGAGCACCTAAAGAA gTGCTACAAATGCAGGAGAATTCAAAAGTGAGGATATTATCTAATATCAGTATAATGTCAGAAAGGAACGTAATTTCCAATGTATCTCCAGATATTCCTAGTACATCATGTGAGTTAACTCCTAGGAAGTGGAAGATATCTAAAGAATTAGGTCGTTCGCAGAAAATTAGTAGTGAACGAAAACGAAGATTAAGGAATGTTCGTCGAAGACTACAAAGAAGTGAGAAACAAGTAGCTAACATGAAGAATGTAATTGAGAAACTCAAGAAAACAAG ATTTAAGGACGTC